A genome region from Fervidobacterium changbaicum includes the following:
- a CDS encoding purine-nucleoside phosphorylase yields the protein MDKRVREAYEYIASKISLKPKIALILGSGLGFLANEVKNAQHISYKDIPHFPYSTAPGHEGKLVFGELFGKEVVVLSGRFHIYEGWNPTDIKLVIHTLKLLGIERMLVTNAAGAINTSYTPGDIVMVKDVINLMFRNPLRGPNDEDIGPRFPDMLGAFDRDWMEKVKEVFPEMKEGVYIAVTGPTYETPAEIKAFRKLGADLVGMSTVPELIVCAHSGIKALVFSCATNMAAGVLEQPLSHEEVVEVANKVKEKFIEVVRKALEVLE from the coding sequence GTGGATAAGCGAGTCAGAGAAGCATATGAGTACATAGCTTCAAAAATTTCTTTAAAACCAAAGATAGCACTTATACTTGGGTCCGGTTTAGGTTTCTTAGCAAATGAAGTGAAAAACGCCCAACATATTAGCTACAAGGATATTCCGCATTTTCCATACTCCACTGCCCCTGGTCATGAAGGAAAATTGGTCTTTGGGGAGCTTTTTGGAAAAGAGGTTGTTGTTTTAAGTGGAAGGTTTCATATATACGAGGGTTGGAATCCCACTGATATAAAACTTGTCATTCACACATTGAAGCTTCTTGGAATTGAACGCATGCTTGTCACAAATGCAGCGGGTGCGATAAACACAAGTTACACTCCGGGAGACATAGTCATGGTTAAAGACGTTATCAACCTTATGTTTAGAAATCCACTCAGAGGACCAAACGATGAAGATATAGGTCCAAGATTTCCAGATATGTTAGGTGCTTTTGACAGAGATTGGATGGAGAAAGTGAAGGAAGTTTTCCCGGAAATGAAAGAAGGTGTTTATATTGCAGTAACAGGTCCTACGTACGAAACTCCCGCTGAAATAAAGGCTTTTAGAAAATTAGGAGCGGACTTGGTAGGTATGTCAACGGTACCGGAATTGATTGTCTGTGCACATAGTGGGATAAAAGCCTTGGTGTTTTCTTGTGCAACAAATATGGCGGCTGGAGTACTTGAACAGCCTTTATCACACGAAGAGGTCGTTGAAGTTGCTAACAAGGTTAAAGAAAAGTTTATTGAAGTAGTTAGAAAGGCTTTGGAGGTGCTGGAATGA
- a CDS encoding DHH family phosphoesterase, with translation MNRDFLSIVGELSLAKKILVVGHIMPDGDDISSVLSAALGLRRLGKEVMSGIDWRIPWYFYEFEETNLIKSYDEIIQTGFQPDFVLVLDASSPDRIGRFQEFLKKINSAVVDHHGTNTLFGTLNWVDTKFGSTAQMVLRLNTELGVPYDGRLATINLMGIATDTGFFRYSNADEIVFSDATKLVSMGGKSYLVSRIFENKRIEQFKLLSTMVEHIQTENNGQIVYSYLSKKDYESNNCTEDDSGGFVGELRSIQGVELAIFLSEYEHNEVHISFRSKDWFDCSKLAVLLGGGGHPRAAGCTLKGELPVIIEEVIREAKIMYDAQLKALEGVH, from the coding sequence ATGAATCGTGATTTTCTCTCGATAGTAGGAGAGCTAAGTCTAGCTAAGAAAATATTGGTTGTTGGACATATTATGCCTGATGGTGATGACATAAGTTCTGTCCTAAGTGCTGCACTGGGACTGAGAAGATTGGGAAAAGAAGTAATGTCTGGTATAGACTGGAGGATCCCATGGTATTTCTACGAGTTCGAAGAAACGAACCTCATAAAAAGTTACGATGAGATTATCCAAACCGGCTTTCAACCAGACTTTGTCCTCGTACTCGATGCATCGAGTCCTGATAGAATAGGACGATTTCAGGAGTTTCTCAAGAAGATTAACTCTGCGGTGGTTGACCACCATGGTACCAATACACTCTTTGGTACGCTTAACTGGGTTGATACGAAATTCGGCTCCACAGCCCAGATGGTTCTCAGGCTCAATACAGAACTTGGTGTGCCGTACGATGGAAGGCTTGCAACTATTAATTTAATGGGGATAGCTACTGACACGGGCTTTTTCAGGTATTCGAATGCTGACGAAATTGTTTTTTCGGACGCTACAAAACTAGTTTCTATGGGTGGGAAATCGTATTTGGTTTCAAGGATTTTTGAAAACAAGAGAATAGAGCAATTCAAGTTACTTTCAACAATGGTTGAACACATTCAGACAGAAAACAACGGACAAATCGTTTATTCTTACCTCTCTAAGAAGGATTACGAGTCAAATAACTGTACAGAAGACGATAGCGGTGGTTTTGTTGGTGAACTGCGTTCAATACAGGGTGTAGAGCTTGCAATCTTCCTTTCTGAATACGAACACAATGAAGTGCACATAAGCTTTAGGTCAAAAGATTGGTTTGACTGTAGCAAATTAGCAGTTTTACTGGGTGGTGGAGGACATCCACGAGCTGCAGGTTGTACACTAAAAGGAGAATTACCAGTTATAATAGAAGAAGTAATTAGGGAAGCTAAGATCATGTATGATGCCCAACTGAAGGCGTTAGAAGGTGTTCACTAA